From the genome of Argentina anserina chromosome 4, drPotAnse1.1, whole genome shotgun sequence, one region includes:
- the LOC126792411 gene encoding uncharacterized protein LOC126792411, with protein MVKDCMEYAQKCQACQFHANFIHQTPEPLHPTIASHPFDVWGMDAIGPITLKSSTGHMYILAATDSFSKWAEAIPLKEIKEENVVDFITGSIIQRYGISRCIITDNAKYFSNTTTEKLSKKFHFKLSKNTATIDVEDWEESFYRLS; from the coding sequence ATGGTCAAGgattgtatggagtatgcaCAGAAATGTCAAGCTTGCcagtttcatgccaacttcattcatcagaCACCCGAGCCGCTGCATCCGACAATTGCTTCACACCCATTCGATgtctggggaatggatgcaatcGGACCCATCACTTTGAAATCGTCGActggtcatatgtacattctTGCAGCCACAGATTCTTTCTCAAAGTGGGCAGAGGCGATACCGCTCAAAGAAATAAAGgaagaaaatgttgtggacttcattacgGGAAGCATTATACAACGTTATGGTATATCACGCTGCATCATCACAGACAACGCCAAGTATTTCTCGAATACCACAACAGAAAAGTTGAGTAAGAAATTTCACTTCAAGCTGAGTAAGAATACCGCAaccattgatgttgaagattggGAGGAATCCTTTTATCGACtatcttga